In Nicotiana tabacum cultivar K326 chromosome 19, ASM71507v2, whole genome shotgun sequence, one DNA window encodes the following:
- the LOC107801385 gene encoding UDP-glucuronic acid decarboxylase 2 translates to MASELIYRGPESQPVPDVYTPKPDKPWLSVIRPVRYLLREQRIVFLFVGIAIASLIFALLPSSRSGSLNYAIYDSYLPSESTQSQVAHRMIYQNRPGFGSFNSGGKIPLGLQRKGLRIVVTGGAGFVGSHLVDRLIARGDSVIVVDNFFTGRKENVMHHFGNPRFELIRHDVVEPLLLEVDQIYHLACPASPVHYKHNPVKTIKTNVVGTLNMLGLAKRVGARFLLTSTSEVYGDPLEHPQKETYWGNVNPIGVRSCYDEGKRTAETLTMDYHRGAGVEVRIARIFNTYGPRMCIDDGRVVSNFVAQALRKEPLTVYGDGKQTRSFQFVSDLVEGLMRLMEGEHVGPFNLGNPGEFTMLELAKVVQETIDPNAQIEFRPNTEDDPHKRKPDISRAKELLGWEPKVALRKGLPMMVQDFRQRIFGDHKEDASSA, encoded by the exons ATGGCTTCTGAATTGATCTACCGGGGACCGGAATCACAGCCGGTTCCCGACGTTTACACTCCGAAACCAGACAAGCCATGGTTGAGTGTAATTCGACCCGTTCGTTACTTGTTACGCGAACAACGCATCGTTTTCCTATTTGTAGGCATTGCTATCGCCTCTTTAATCTTCGCCCTTTTGCCCTCGTCTCGTTCGGGCAGCTTAAATTACGCGATCTACGACTCCTACTTACCCTCCGAGTCGACTCAGTCTCAGGTGGCTCACCGTATGATCTACCAGAACCGACCCGGATTCGGGTCGTTCAATTCGGGCGGGAAGATCCCGTTGGGCTTGCAACGTAAGGGTTTGAGGATCGTAGTGACCGGTGGTGCCGGTTTTGTAGGTAGCCACCTTGTGGACCGTTTGATTGCTAGAGGTGATAGCGTGATCGTCGTTGATAACTTTTTCACCGGTCGGAAAGAGAATGTTATGCACCATTTCGGTAACCCTAGGTTTGAGCTCATTCGACACGACGTCGTTGAGCCACTTTTGCTTGAAGTTGACCAGATCTATCACCTTGCTTGCCCTGCTTCCCCTGTTCATTACAAGCATAACCCCGTCAAGACTAtt AAGACTAATGTGGTGGGGACATTGAACATGCTGGGATTAGCTAAAAGAGTCGGTGCGCGGTTTTTGCTAACGAGCACCAGCGAGGTGTACGGTGATCCATTAGAACATCCACAGAAAGAGACATACTGGGGCAATGTTAATCCCATCG GTGTCCGAAGTTGCTACGATGAGGGAAAGCGAACGGCTGAAACGTTGACCATGGACTACCACAGAGGTGCTGGCGTCGAG GTGAGGATTGCTAGGATCTTTAACACCTATGGACCTCGTATGTGCATTGATGATGGTCGCGTTGTCAGCAACTTTGTCGCTCAG GCCTTAAGGAAGGAGCCTTTGACGGTTTATGGAGATGGGAAGCAGACAAGAAGTTTCCAATTTGTTTCAGATCTG GTTGAGGGCCTTATGCGCTTGATGGAAGGAGAACACGTTGGACCATTCAACCTCGGAAACCCTGGCGAATTCACAATGCTTGAACTTGCTAAG GTGGTCCAGGAAACCATTGATCCAAATGCTCAGATTGAGTTCAGACCAAACACAGAGGATGACCCACACAAGAGGAAGCCTGATATCTCAAGGGCTAAAGAGTTACTTGGTTGGGAACCAAAAGTGGCTCTCAGGAAAGGACTGCCTATGATGGTGCAAGACTTTAGGCAACGTATTTTTGGTGACCACAAAGAAGATGCTTCTTCAGCTTAA